CCACCACCTGGTATGAAAACTATGAGCTCACCGCCACCATCCTGCACCCCTATCTCCAGCTCCAGGAACCGGCCATCGCCCCGTTGTTCGAGGCCCGAACCGGTCTGGCACTCATGCGGGGGCTGGCAAAACGACTCAATCCGGACTGGGAAACCTATTTTTATCCGGATCTGGATGACACAAAAGCCTCCCTTGAGATCATCGATCTGCTGTTGAAAACAGGCGGCATGGAAACCCGCGGCATCACCCTGGACATGGTGAAAAAAGGGCCGGTGCGGCTGCATTCCACTGCTCCTGATGACCGCCAGGTGCCTTTTTACGAGCAGATCCATGACCGGGTGCCGTTCCCGCCCCCCAGCTACCCGGCCCCGCTGCCGGCCACGGCAAGGTTCGTGAAATCCGGCCGCATTGAATTCTACAAGGATGAAGACCTGTTTCTGGCCGAAGGCGAACAGCTGCCGGTATGCAAACCCACCTTTGAAGACACCGAATACAAAGAAGATCCAGACGCTTTGACCAAATACCGGCTGCGGTTTGTGACCAAAAATTCTTTGTACCGGGTTCATTCCACCCATTCCAACAATGTGTGGCTCAATGAACTCCAGGGCCACAAACCCAAGATGTTTTTGAACCCGGCTGATGCGGCGGAGCGCAACATTGCAGCAGACGATCTGGTGGAGGTGTACAACAACCGGGGCAAAACCCGGGCCTGGGCCGTCATCGATCCCGGCTGCCGCCGGGGCACCCTGATATTTGAACAGGGGTGGTGGGCCAAATACCTCCAGGATCAATCCTATAATTCTTTGACCCGTGCCTGGATCAAGCCGCTTCACGAAATCTATTTTGTACCGGGCATCTGGTCCCCCACCACAGTGTGGAACGAGTGCCTGGTGGATGCAAGGAGGATCACCACATGAGAAGAGGAATGGTCATCGATCTTGAAAAATGTATCGGGTGCCGGTCCTGTGCCGTGGCATGCAAGCAGCACAATGCCCAGCCCGCCGGCAGCTGGTGGAACCGGGTGGTCACCCCGGGCAGCGACCGCCACCTGACCGCATCGACCCCGGAGAATCTGTATTTTCTGCCCATCCACTGCCAGCACTGCAACAACGCCCCCTGCGTCAAGGTGTGTCCGGTGGGGGCCACCTATCAGACCGACGACGGCACCGTGCTCATCGATTTTGAACGGTGCATCGGGTGCCGGTACTGCATGGCGGCCTGCCCTTACGGGGTGCGGCAGTTCAACTGGGAATCTTCCAAAGACGGCATGCAGCGGTATGAATACCAGAACAACTATACCTATGGATATCCGGAACCCTTCCGCCTGGACAACCGCCTGGTGTATTCACCTGTGCGCATCAAGGGGGTGGTGGAAAAATGCAATTTCTGCGTGCATTACCAGGACCAGGGGCTGGATCCGGCCTGTGTCCGGGCCTGTCCGGGAAAGGCCCGGCACGTGGGGGATCTGGATGATCCGGACAGCCGGGTATCTGAAATGATCCGGCAGATGAACGGATTTACCCTGCTGCCGGAAAAAGGCACCCGGCCCAATGTGTATTACCTGCCCCCCAAACGAAAGGAGGTGTGAAAATGGATACCCCAAAAAAAATCAGCCTGACGGTTTTCGGCCTGCTCATGGCCGCAGGGGCTTTGATGTGGGCCCTTCAGCTGGGCAGAGGCATGATCGTAACCGACATGCACAATGCCTATTCCTGGGGGCTGTATGTATCTGCCCTGGCGTTTTTTGTGGGCAACGCCGCCGGCGGCCTGGTGCTCAGCTCCATGATCTATATGTTCGGGGTCACCTCCCTCAAGCCTTTTGCCCGGATCGGGGCCCTTTGCGCCTTCGCCAATGTCACGGCGGCCATGCTCATTGTGCTGCCGGATCTGGGGCAGCCCTTCCGGGTTTTGAACCTGCTTTTGCACCCCCAGATCATGTCACCCCTGGTGTGGGATGTGATCGTGCTGAACCTGTATGCCGGCCTGTCTTTGATCTATCTGTATCTGCTCATGCTGCCGGATCTGGCTGACCGCACCGGAATACTGAAAAAAATCGCCCTGCCGGTAAAAGACCCTGCCGGGTTTTCCGATACATGGGCCCGGAGGCTGGCCCCTTTTTCCCTGGTGGCGGCCGTGGGCATCCATGTGGTGACCGCCTGGATTTTTGCCACCCAGGGGGCCAGAGGCTGGTGGCACACCGCGGTGATGGCCCCGGATTTCGTGGCCGCGGCCCTGGCTTCCGGCACGGCCGTGGTGATGCTGGTGGCAGTGCTGTGTTACGGCACGGCTGAAAAATTCCAGAACGCCTTTCGCATCATGGCGATATTTATCGCCACCGCATTTTTCATCCACCTGTTTCTCATGTACAACGATTTTGTGATCCATGCCTGGTACGGCACTGATCATGCCAAAGAGATCCTGGCCATCACCCTGCAGGAATACGGCCTGGCCCACGCCTTTGAGGTACTGGCACCTTTACTGGGAGTGGTGGTGCTGCTCAACCGGCATGTGCGCAAAACCGTTTCCGGCATCATTGGGGGCTGCCTTTTGATGATCGCCGGCATCTTTGTCCACCGGATCCTGCTCATGCCGGCCGCCTTCAACCAGATACCCCTGACCCTGGCGCCTTTGGGAAGCCAGAACACCCTTTGGCCCGTTCCCATTGCCTCGGGCCGGTACAATCCCCTGGCCGACACCTTTGTCACCCATCACAGCTATTTTCCCACCTTGGTGGAGATCCTGATTTTTGCCGGGGTCCTCTCCTTTGTGTGCGCCCTCATCCTGGTGGCCGTTCACAAGCTGCCCGTAGTAAAGGAGGGATAAAACCATGGGTCAGATATCCGAAGTTCAGTTTTCCGCGGAACCGGAAACCCTCATGGCCCTGTCCCGGCTGTTCACCTACCCGGAACAGTTGCCCGATGGCAGGGATCTGGCCCGGATCTTTACGCAGGCAGGGCCGATCCCTGCCTGCCCCTCCCTGACCGGGCTTCAAAACCGTTACGTGTCTTTGTTCATCAACCACCTGCCGGAGGTGCCCTGCATCCCCTGCGGCTCCTGGTACCTGGAGGGCACCCTCATGGGGCCCTCCACCCTGAAGCTTTCCGCCCTGTACCGGGAATACGGATTTGAGGCCCGGGAAATACCGGATCACATTGCCGTGGAACTGGAGTTTCTGGCGATCCTGTCCACCCTGGTGTGCCGTGCTTCTGATCCGGAAAACAGGACCCGGCTCACCGCGGACCTGAAGTTTGTATCCGGTCATCTGGCCGCCTGGACCCCGGAATTTTTCGATCGGGTCGTCTCATGGGATGAAAAGGGATTCTATGGTGCCCTGGCCCGGGCGTGCCAGCCCTTTTTCTGATTTTTCCATCAGGCACCTGACCTGAATAACGTCCCTGTCTCCAAATCGTCCATATCGGAATGGATTCCGAAAAAGTCTTGACTATTTCGGAATGGATGTCAGAATAGTCTTCATGGAACGATATATCACACCCTATATTCAACAAGATTTGGATCAAAAAATCATCCTGTTGACCGGGCCGCGCCAAACCGGAAAAACGACGTTGTCAAAAATGCTGAAACCTGATTTTGATTATTTCAATTATGATCATGTTGATGACAGATCCAGCTTGCAGGAAAGATCCTGGGACCGGTCAAAACCCCTGATCATATTTGATGAGCTGCATAAGCTCAAAAACTGGAAGTCATGGGTGAAGGGCATTTATGATAAAGAGGGGATTCCACCGTCTATACTGGTTACAGGCAGCGCCCGGCTGGATACCTATAAGAAAGTGGGGGATTCCCTGGCAGGACGATTTTTCCAGTTCAGACTGCATCCCCTGGATCTGAAAGAGATCCACATGTTTTTAAACCCCGGCGACCTTGAAGCAGCACTGGACACCCTGCTTTCGGTTGGTGGTTTTCCAGAGCCTTTTTTAAATGGCACAACCCGTTTCTATAACCGCTGGAAAAAATCCCATCTGGATATCATTCTTAAGCAAGATCTCATGGATATTGAAAATGTTCAGCAGATCACTCAGATGGAAACGCTGATCCAACTATTGAGACACCGGGTGGGAAGCCCGCTGTCATACAGTTCCCTGGCCCGGGACCTGCAATGTTCCGATAAAACAGTTAAAAGATGGCTCACGATCCTCGAAAACATGTATGTGCTTTTCAAAGTGCCGCCCTTTCATAAAAACATTGCCAGGGCGATTCAAAAAGCACCAAAATTTTACTTTTACGATACCGGGCAGGTTCTGGGAGATCCAGGCATCAAGCTGGAAAACGCTGTGGCATGCGCCATTCAAAAAGAACTGCATTTCCGGGAAGATTGTCTGGGAGAAGAAGGACGGCTCAATTATTTGAAAAACAAGGATGGCAAAGAAATTGATTTCTGTATTTCAACAAACAGCACCCCGGGTTTGTTGGTAGAGGTAAAATGGAACGACAACAACCTGAGCCCGAATTTCGAGACATTTAACGCATTTTTCCCTGGAATTAAAATGGTCCAGGTGTCAAAAAAACTGGACAGGGAAAAAACGTTTCCAAACGGGGCGGAAATCAGGCGTGCTTCCACCTGGTTGTCTCAATTACATCTGCCCTGATTTCCTGGAACGGGTAAACTCATCCACGCGGCAGCCGGTCAATCCGGATGAAGAATCACAGGATTTTCTCCTGTTGCATTTTTAAATTTCTTTTACTATACAGGAACTCAGTCTTTTTCCCCATCGGTCTCAGTTCCTGTAACCGAAAGAGAGGAGCAATTTTTCCATGCCATTCTTCAACATATCCGATCTCATCTGGGACGAAACCATCTATCCCCGGAGCGCCCGAAAACAGCAGACCATCGATGCCTACGGCGAAGCTTTGACGGCCGGGGCTACATTTCCCCCCATCACCATCCAGCCCGTGGTCAATTATCCGGCCCCCAACACCAGCCTGTCCGAAATCCTCTTGCTGATCCTTGACGGGATCCACCGGTGGAGTGCGTACAAGGTCCTCGGCCTGACGGAAATCGAGGCCGTGATCTGGCAGGAACAGCCCCTGGATTATGCCACCTGCAAAGACGACATGCTCCTGGAATCGGCCCGGCGCAATATCAGCCACGGGGACCGGCTCAGCCAGACGGACAAGCGGCAGGTGGCCAGAGATATTGTTTCCCGCGATCCAAATTATCAGTTGTCCGAGGAAATGCTTGCCGGCAGTCTCGGGGTCACCCGGCAGACCGTCAACAACTGGATCAAAGACATCCGCGCCAGGCAGAAAGCCAGCAGGGACAGTACGATTCACCGTCTGAACCGCCTGGGATGGACCCAGCAGAAAATAGCTCAAGTGTTGGATATCAGCCAGGCCCGTGTCTCAGGAATTATCAATAATGCAAATTTTTGCATTATTGATAATCTGATTACCCAGGGACGTGAAATGCCTTATATAGCAGGGCATTTGAACATGGACCTGGCCACGGCATGGGCGATAAAACTGATGGGCCTCAAAGACCAGGAAAAATTCAAGGCCCTGGGATGGGGGCTTCGCACCTGGGACCAATGGTATTTCAACGACTGCGACGACCGGTTCGGCACGGACTGGCCCGGCCGGATACCGGCCCAGCTGGTGGCCCATACCCTGTTTTATTTCACGGACCCCGGGGACCTGGTGATGGACCCCATGTCCGGCGGCGGGGTGGTCCCGGATGTGTGCCTGCTGTTTGAACGCAAATGCCAGGCCTTTGACCTGGCCCATGAAAACACCCGCCCCGGCGCCATCCTGGCCTTTCTCAATGCAGACTGGCGTGATTTTGAATCCATCCCGGCAAAAAAAGAATCTCCGGATCACGCCATCACCCTGTTTGACTTTCACCGGCTCCTGTCAGAAACGGGATGGCAACTCACCCACCGCATTGAATGTCCCCTTTCGTCTGAACGCCTCAGCGGCACCCTGGTGCAGAGAATGCAGGACAAGCGGATCCTGGGCACCGTCAGCAGAACCCTTTTAATCGCAAAACACATATAACATGCAGACAACCATTTCCAGCAAGTATGTTGACTCCTGAAGGCATGATTTCAAATGATTCCAACACAGCGGTCGAACTTGACCGGCTGTATCTGTCCTTTGACGGCCAACCCGTGTTGAAAAACCTGCATTTAAGCATTTTTCCAGGGGACA
Above is a window of Desulfotignum balticum DSM 7044 DNA encoding:
- a CDS encoding 4Fe-4S dicluster domain-containing protein → MRRGMVIDLEKCIGCRSCAVACKQHNAQPAGSWWNRVVTPGSDRHLTASTPENLYFLPIHCQHCNNAPCVKVCPVGATYQTDDGTVLIDFERCIGCRYCMAACPYGVRQFNWESSKDGMQRYEYQNNYTYGYPEPFRLDNRLVYSPVRIKGVVEKCNFCVHYQDQGLDPACVRACPGKARHVGDLDDPDSRVSEMIRQMNGFTLLPEKGTRPNVYYLPPKRKEV
- the nrfD gene encoding NrfD/PsrC family molybdoenzyme membrane anchor subunit, which codes for MDTPKKISLTVFGLLMAAGALMWALQLGRGMIVTDMHNAYSWGLYVSALAFFVGNAAGGLVLSSMIYMFGVTSLKPFARIGALCAFANVTAAMLIVLPDLGQPFRVLNLLLHPQIMSPLVWDVIVLNLYAGLSLIYLYLLMLPDLADRTGILKKIALPVKDPAGFSDTWARRLAPFSLVAAVGIHVVTAWIFATQGARGWWHTAVMAPDFVAAALASGTAVVMLVAVLCYGTAEKFQNAFRIMAIFIATAFFIHLFLMYNDFVIHAWYGTDHAKEILAITLQEYGLAHAFEVLAPLLGVVVLLNRHVRKTVSGIIGGCLLMIAGIFVHRILLMPAAFNQIPLTLAPLGSQNTLWPVPIASGRYNPLADTFVTHHSYFPTLVEILIFAGVLSFVCALILVAVHKLPVVKEG
- a CDS encoding TorD/DmsD family molecular chaperone, translated to MGQISEVQFSAEPETLMALSRLFTYPEQLPDGRDLARIFTQAGPIPACPSLTGLQNRYVSLFINHLPEVPCIPCGSWYLEGTLMGPSTLKLSALYREYGFEAREIPDHIAVELEFLAILSTLVCRASDPENRTRLTADLKFVSGHLAAWTPEFFDRVVSWDEKGFYGALARACQPFF
- a CDS encoding ATP-binding protein, which produces MERYITPYIQQDLDQKIILLTGPRQTGKTTLSKMLKPDFDYFNYDHVDDRSSLQERSWDRSKPLIIFDELHKLKNWKSWVKGIYDKEGIPPSILVTGSARLDTYKKVGDSLAGRFFQFRLHPLDLKEIHMFLNPGDLEAALDTLLSVGGFPEPFLNGTTRFYNRWKKSHLDIILKQDLMDIENVQQITQMETLIQLLRHRVGSPLSYSSLARDLQCSDKTVKRWLTILENMYVLFKVPPFHKNIARAIQKAPKFYFYDTGQVLGDPGIKLENAVACAIQKELHFREDCLGEEGRLNYLKNKDGKEIDFCISTNSTPGLLVEVKWNDNNLSPNFETFNAFFPGIKMVQVSKKLDREKTFPNGAEIRRASTWLSQLHLP
- a CDS encoding ParB N-terminal domain-containing protein; translation: MPFFNISDLIWDETIYPRSARKQQTIDAYGEALTAGATFPPITIQPVVNYPAPNTSLSEILLLILDGIHRWSAYKVLGLTEIEAVIWQEQPLDYATCKDDMLLESARRNISHGDRLSQTDKRQVARDIVSRDPNYQLSEEMLAGSLGVTRQTVNNWIKDIRARQKASRDSTIHRLNRLGWTQQKIAQVLDISQARVSGIINNANFCIIDNLITQGREMPYIAGHLNMDLATAWAIKLMGLKDQEKFKALGWGLRTWDQWYFNDCDDRFGTDWPGRIPAQLVAHTLFYFTDPGDLVMDPMSGGGVVPDVCLLFERKCQAFDLAHENTRPGAILAFLNADWRDFESIPAKKESPDHAITLFDFHRLLSETGWQLTHRIECPLSSERLSGTLVQRMQDKRILGTVSRTLLIAKHI